The window CGCCAACTCCGTCACGCCGCGCCTGGCGGTGGTGATGGCGCACATCACAGACATGGGCAAAGTCACAATGGGAACACCCAGCCGTGTCCGCTTCAAGCAGCGTCGGATGGAAGACGCCCGCCGTAAGTGCCTCCCGAATCGCTGCTAACCGCTCGTCAAGCGTCGTCGTGAGAAACTCCGCAAGTGTCTCTCCCTCTGTAGCATCCGCAGCAAACAGCTGATCTGTGCCAGTCGTGTACGGAAGCGCCATGCCAGAGTGGCCACGCCAGCCAGCCACATCCGCCCCAGCCAGTGGCGTCCCGGCATAGCCCGCCGTTGTCGGCGCATCAAGTGTGTAGTATGCCGCGCCGATTGGCGACCAGTCAGCATCGAGCGTGGCATCCAACAAGCGGAGATACACGGGCAGCTGGAAGCTCACACCGCGTCGAATCTCGTCGATACTCGGATACGAGCCCGTCTTGTAATCGACAGCAACAAACTCGGTGCCGTCATCGCCTGGCTGGATATCGACGCGGTCCACCTTTCCCCTGACAGACAATCCCTCAATGAGCTCGACGGGCTCTTGCGACAAGGGTGTCTCAACCGCCCCGTTGCGCACATCAAGCCCAACCGTCGCTTCAAACAATGCTGGCTGTGTCGTCAAGCGGCCGGAATCCCGAACGAGCTCATCACGCAACCGCACGAATACGCCACGATAACCGGGCGGGCCAGCATACGGATTCTCTCGGCTGTTCGGTTCAAGCCCGGCCAGTAGCCGCGTGAGAAACCCATCACTGAATGGCGACTCAAACTGGGCCATTGCTGAGTCTGCACGCTCTGCCATCGCCGCCGCAACCATCGCGTCCGCGACGCCATCACTGGCTTGGAAATCAATCGGCTCACCGGGCTCGTCCTGGAGTCGCTTGCCAACCCGCGCCAGCGTATTGTGAATAAACGTGCCGCCAATCCGGGCATCCGGATCCTGAGCCCGTTCCGTCGGCGGCTCGAATCCCAGCAGCTCACCCATGTAATATCGGAAGCCACACGTCGCAAACGTATCCAATCGCGACGGGCTGATCGGCCCGTCAAGCACCCCAAGCGCCGTCGCAGTCTCCGTCGAGATCCAGCCGTCGTAGGCCGTCGTCTCCGGTCGCTGGCGGGCAGTTGCAAGCGTCACGCCGGCCTGGAGTCGGTCACCAACGGGCGTGTCGGCAAATGGTGGCTGGCTCGCAGCCGACGCAGCCATCTCAACCCCATCCTCCTGTATCGCCGTGTCCGCAAGCGCCCGTCCGACGACCCGTTGGGCATCTAATGCTGTCTGCGGTGGCTGTGCCCCATCACGCTGCTTCGTCGGGGAGACATCAGTACCGATCCGCTTGAGCTCAGCCAGCAAATCCGCAATTACCGTCGGGTCGCCCTCGGCCGTCTGATCAGGGTGCGACAGCGTTATTTCGGTCATCTGGGCACACAGAATCCCAAGGGCATATCGCGCCTGTTGGCGCGTATCTGTTGCTGCGAAGTCCGGGTGGACATCGTTGACAGCTCGAGTAAAAGCGAGTCGAGTCGGCGTTGACGGGAATGCATCAGCCGTGAGCCCAACCACGAATGCGTGTGTCGCTGACTGCAGCAGTGTCTCTCCATATGTGCAGATCTGAACGCCCGATTCCGCGCCCAGTGTCCACTCCACGGTAGTCGTTTCGAGGGCGCGCGGCAGGACATCACTCAATGCCCCATCGCTCTCACTGGTGTCAAGCGTCGCGGCGACACGCTCCAGCGTCCGAACCGCGGCTCGCTCCCGGGTTGTTACCCACGGCTGGCGCGTCTCAACCTCGCGAAGCTGCCAGTCGGCTGTCGAAGACAGGATGCCCAACTGACGACACAGCGTCGCAAGTGTCTCCGATGCGGTCTCTGGAGCCGCTGTGAGTGACGCACAACACTCGATCAGCCAGGCCCGTTCGGCCTGTAGTTGACTAGCTGGCGACTCCTCACCGTCGGAGGACGATGAGTTGGCCTCGGCATCCGCTGTGGTGACAGTCGTCGCGTCCGCAAGGATCTCGGGGAGCGCGTCGAGGCGTGTCTCAGCCGGCAGCATATCTTCATCGACACGGATCGAGCCGGCCAATCCACTCAGGGGCTGGGCTGGTGTCGTCAGTGGGGTGGCGGCCAACTGTCGTACGGTCTCCAAGGTCGCTTCTCCCTCTGCAATCGTCAGACACAACGAGAGCACGGTTCCGAGTTCGGTATCTACCCCCGAGCACGATTGCTCAACTGTCGCCGGAATTCCGTAGCTTCGGCATGTCTCATACAGCGTTCGGCAGGCATCCGGATCACTCGCCGCAATGAGCACCTCTGCTGGGTCGGTTCCGTCCGCTAATGTTGCTCGCACACGGCGTGCGACACCCCGACGCTCATGGGCTGGCGTCGGATACGTGTCCCAACAAATGCCCGTTGTCGCAAGCGATGGGGCAGCCGTCTCCGGCCGATAGCGATACAGGTGGCTAGCAAGGCCCGATGTATCAGTCGCTGATTTGGCGTGGAATCCAAGCTGGCGATACGTGCGCCAGGCGCGACTAGCTCCCTGATCGACACCCGTCAGTGGCGCAGCAAGCGTCGGCTCACTGGCCGCTGTTGACAAAGGCAGTGTGGCAATGACGGTCGTCTCAGTCGCCATGATGGCATCGAGGAGGCGTCGTTCCAATGGTGAGAAGAACGGTTGCGGGCCGATTACAACGGCATCTGTGGATGCAAGGGCCGCCGCAAGAAGTTCGCCATCATCAATCACGCGTTCATATCGCTCAGTTCGAAGCGTTTGCCGGTCGGTCGGATCCGATGCAGCAATCGTTCGCTCCCGATCAAAGGCCGTCGAGAGCTCATGCAATGCCGTCAGAATTGACTCAGGCAACTCAGCCAGGCGTGCGTCAGTTGTAATCGTTGCTGGCTCAGTGAGCCCGGCGAATTCAAGCAACGACAGCAGATCTTCAGCTTGCTGGCAGACACCAGCGCCAGCATGTGGCACGGACGCAGCAAGCGGATGCTCAGCCGGTAGTGAATCAACAGCCCGTTCCACCAATCGCTGTCGCTGTTCGCCTGAAAGTGCATGTTCACGTGTTTCGAAGGCATGCCGCTCTAGTGCCTGATCAACAAGGCGATCGAAGGTTGTCGTCTGCAGTTGGAGTGGTGTTCCATGCTCAAGCCACAACTCGCGCGCAGCGTCGGTCTCATCGCGCGATGGCGTCACATAGAGGACTCGCTCTGGAAGTGGCTCTGCATGTGACGCTGCATCGCCAAAGGCAGCGTCAAGTGCCGTCGCCGGATCAGTGGCGACGTGCAGCGTTGGAGACATAGTTAGTAGGCACCCACGAGCTGTAAGAAGGTTTCCACAACGTGGCAATGCCAGTCGTGGATGTTCGTCTCGGCAATGGTTATTGAAATACGCGGACAGGAAGCCCACCACTGCCGCCTGCAGCACACTCAGTATGTTTGGGGCGGTTGCTCGAGAATCTGGAAGATTTCTGTTGCACGATACTCAGCCGGTCGGCCCTGGCTCTCGACCTCCTCAAGGATTCCTGCCTCGAGTAATGATTGAATTGCTCGGTAGGCAGTCGATCGATCGACATCATACATGTCCGCGACAACAGCCACCGTCACAAACGGAGTGGTAAACAAATCGCAGGCAAGCCGTGCAGCGGTCTTTGCTTGGCCTCCATACTGGTCAGTATACGTCTGTTCCAAAGTGGCAAGTTCACGGGTTCGGACAACGGCTTCCTCGGCTTGCTGTTTAATCCCAGTGAGGAAGAAGTCAAGCCATGCACCCCACTCTCCGTCTGTTCGAACAGCTTCCATTCGCTCGATATATGTTCGCTTGTTCCGGTTGAAGAACTCCGAGAGATAGAGATTTGGCGTGGAGAGATACTCTTGATCGATCAGTTGGAGCGTGATGAGGAGTCGGCCTAGTCGCCCATTGCCATCGCCGTAGGGGTGAATAGTTTCAAACTGATAGTGAAACAAGGCGATATCGATGAGGGTGTGGTAGTTTCCTCCAGTCTGATAGTACGTTAACAGCGATTCCATCAGATCCGGCGTAACGCCGGGTGCAGGCGGGAGATATGCACCAAGATGATTTGGAGTTTGCTTGTATTCGCCAATCGTAGCAGTCTCTACCCGCCTGTCCGGCAGGTCGGTGAGAAGCACCTCATGAAGATCGTGGAGGAGCTGCTCTGTCAGCCCGTCCCTGCTAACTGCTTTGCGTCCTATTTCAATGGCTTGTTCGTAGTTCAGGACCTCCTGCGCATCTTTCGTTTCACTAGCCACTGTGGACGCTGATGCCACCTCAGTATGCGTTTCGTACTGATAGACACTTGTGTAATCGACATTTGCACCCTCAATTTCCGCGGATTCCATCGCCTCCTTTCGAAGCAGACTCGTATACAACAGCGGCGAGAATTCAGCTGCTGCTGTCCCTCCGCTTAATTTACCCAGCCAATACGTTGCGTCGGCAAGCAGTTCATACAGCCTGTCTGGAAGTGTGAGCGGAGGGGATGGAGGCAGCGGATCTGGTCGATAGTACGACTGGTCACCGTACGAGACGAGCCTCCCGGGCGCAGTGTCTGCAAGTGTGAACTCACGCGCCATTGTGCATATAAGATCGATATAGCTGCAGTATTGTGAATCTTCGTGCCGCCATTGCACGGCTCACCGATTTGTAGACATAAACTATGCATTTTGGAGAACCAAATGCAACGTTGGGCGTATAGAAAGCCCCGACACTGCAGACACACCGTTGACTGCATCACGGTGAATGTGAGGAAATCCGGAAACCCGGAAGCGACCCTGCGACCCTCAACATACAGCCGCGCGAAGATGTGTGTATGGCACACCACCACGCTCCACGCGGACCAGACCGGAGTGAGGGCCCACAGCTCGAGCCGGGAATCACACTCCTGCATACAACGGCCGTGCAGTCGCCTGGTTTTGTCCAGCTTGTCTGCAGCTCGCTTGCAGCCGCTGACGATGCATTGTGGATTGATAGCCGCAACACCGCCAACACATATCGCCTCTACGAGACTGTCAGTGACGAGCGACAGCTTTCCGGGTTACAGATTGCCCGAGCCTTCACCGCCTACCAGCATTTCGAGCTATGTCGGCAGCTCTGTCGCCGCGTCACGCCGGACACAACGCTCGTCTGCTTGCCAAACATTGTGAGTCTCTATCAGGACGATGACGTCCCGGCGCATGAACGTGAGCAGCTATTCACGGCCGTCTGTGCCGGGCTGGCTGGGCTCGTGGAGACGTATTCGCTGCGTGTGGTGATCTCCACCCCAGCTGCGAACGAGCTTGTCGACCGGCTCACAGCGCTTGCTGACCGAGAACTCTCCGTTGAGACCACGCCATTTGGGTGTTATTTCGAGGGCGACGACTACGAGACGACGCTGTATCCGACGCAACACGGGTGGCAGACTACCATTCCGTACTGGGTTGAGCTGTTCGGCGTTGTCGACGATACGCAGCTCGTTGAGACGGCCTACAAAACAGAGTTTGCAGGGGTTGCATAGATGGGCCGAACAAATCCGACCTATCGCCGGTTTCTCGATGGGCAGCGCGAACAGTGGAGTGGCTACCGCCGAGCCCTCCGCTATGAGGCGAAACAGGATTTTGATTCGATCTTTGCGTATGCCGAGCGGTATGCCGATGCAGCCGGCTATCTGAATCGGACGGATCCCTCGACCGCGCTGCTTGTCTCGATGCTTATCGGTGTAGAAGCCGAACGGCGCCAGCTCGCTGACCGTGTTGCTGCGCTTGAGGCAGCCTGTGATGATGTCACTCCTGACTGTTGAATTTCGAGAGACTGGCGTCGTGGAGTGGCATACCACCGCGACTGGTGTCCGCACAGTGGCCGCTCCGGAATATACCCCAACGATGTACGTCGGGGGCGACGAAACAGCTCTCACAGAGCTGTCGGCCCGCTTGACCGATGATCCCAAAGTCGTCACGCTGGCTGTCGAAGACCACTACACGTCACTTGGGGCCAGTGACCGCGAGGCAGTCTTGCGGATCGATGCGGCTCGCGAGCGAGATATTCGACAAGTTGCGACTGAGATCCGGCATCACCACGAGCCGACAGCGTTCCAGCCAGCGACGTTTCGGCTCTACAACGTGGATTTCTCGCCACAGTTTCGCTACTGTCTGGAAACAGCGACTGCACCAGTACCGACACGCGACCTTCGAACCCTGCGACTCGAGCTCTCCGAGCCGGCGCGGGCAGCCGATCGTGTCGAGGACCTTGCTATCGATGGCGAGCAGGTGGCTGGCGATGCAGCTACAACACTTCGGGTGCTCGACGAGCGGCTTCGGACGACCGATCCAGATGTGCTATGTTGCTCTACGGCCGCACTTGTCCCCCTCCTCGAGACGGCCGCACACGAGCATGGCCTCGATGACTTTGCACTCGGGCGCCGAGAGGGCTATGAGCAACTCGCTGGAGCAAGCACCTACGAGAGCTACGGGCAAGTAGGCCACTCGCCCGCTCGCTATGCCGTCCCCGGGCGGGCGATCATTGATCGGGCAAATAGTTTCATGTTCGACAAGGGCGGGCTCGCCGGCATTCTCGATCTTGTTGAGCGATCATGGAAACCGATTCAGGAGACGGCATGGGGCTCAATTGGGACGATCTTGACAGCGATTCAGTTACGCGAAGCAACAAGCCGGGATGTGCTGGCACCGTGGAACAAATGGGAGCCAGAGCGATTCAAATCAGTCGATCAGTTACACGATGGCGATCGTGGTGGGTTCATTTTCGCGCCCGATGTAGGACTCCATGAGAATGTCACCGAGGTCGATTTTGGCTCGCTGTATCCGAACATCATGTGCAAGTGGAATATCTCACCGGAGACCATCGACTGTGAGTGCCATGACCGGGCGGGTGTGCCAGGCCTCGAGTATTCACTGTGTGACAGTCGTGGCTTCATTCCGGACGTCTTGCGCCCACTTATCGATGATCGCGCGGCGTACAAAGAGCGGCTTGCAGAAACGAGCGACCCTGATGAGCGTGAACACCTCCAGCAACGAGCGGATGCACTCAAATGGATCTTAGTCTCCTGTTTTGGGTATCAGGGATATCGTAATGCGAAGTTTGGCCGCATCGAGTGTCATGAGGCGATCAATGCAGTGGCGCGTGAACTCATGCTCAATGCGAAAGCCCGCCTCGAGGAGGGTGGTTGGCGCGTGGTACATGGAATTGTGGACTCGCTGTGGGTGACACCGAGGGCGCCCGATCCCGAGCCGATTGGAACCCTCTGTAGCGAGATCTCCACAGCGTGTGGAATCCCGCTTGAGCACGAACACGAGTTTGAGTGGGTTGCCTTCGTTCCAAAGCGTGATTCGGAAGCTGGCGCACTAACGAAATATTTCGGCGCAGTGCGCGATCCAAGCCCCGAAGCTGATGCGTACAAGATTCGTGGGATCGAAACCCGGCAGCGATCAACGCCGGCGTTCATTGCGACTGTGCAAGAGGAGCTGATTGCTCGCTATGCTGATACGCGCCAGCCGGAGGCTGTTGTCGCTGCGCTGCAGACGCATCTGGCTGCGTTGCAGACTGGTGACGTTGCACCTAATGAGCTGGTAGAGACTGCACGCACATCACAACCACTCGAGGCGTACACGCAGGCAACGCTCACGGTCGCAGCGCTGGAGCGTCTGCGCGAGCAGGGACTGTCACGGGCGCCTGGCCAGGATGTCGAGTATATCGTTGTTGCCGATGATGCAACGGGCGCCGCACGCGTTCGGCTCCCGCACGAGTCCCCCAGTACGTACGATATCGACTACTACAGCCAGTCGCTGATTCGAGCAGGCGTGAGTGTGTTGGCGCCATTTGGCTACGATGAGCGAATGCTCCGCCAGGCACTGCGTGAGACGACCGACCAGACACTCGCTGCCTATCAGTGAATCCAGATTGCCCCGGTGAGAGACGTGATGAGCTACCCGGAAACCCGGAAGTGACCCCCTTCCGCTTATGATGGCTGGCGCAGGTAGCATGGAGTAGAGCATGTTGCACAACGCCCGCGTTCTGGACGCTGACTGGGTCCCGAACGACGTGATCCACCGGAACGCGGAGAAGAATCGCCTGCGCAATGCGCTCCAGCCGGTGTTGGATGGCGCCCAGCCACAGGATGTGTTGGTTGAGGGGCCATCGGGTGCAGGCAAGACCTGCTTGGCGCGGTATACAACGGCAAAGCTCGAAGAACAAGCCCTGAACGTGCAAACCCAGTATATCGACTGTTGGAACCACTCCAACCGCTATCGTGTACTGCTCGATCTGCTCGAAGGGATCGGCCCGACGCATGATATTCACCGCAATACGCCACAGGACGAGATGCTGAGTCGGCTTGAGCGGATCGATGACCCGTACGTCGTCATTCTCGATGAAGCCGATCAGCTTGCCGACAAAGATCTGCTCCGGGAGCTATGGTCGATTCCACAGTTGACGGTGATTCTGATTGCTAACCGCGAAGAGGACGTCCTGAATGCACTCGACGAGCGAGTTCGCTCTCGGTTGCGGAGTGCCATGCGCGTCCGCTTCGATCAGTACCATCATGATGAACTCGTGGCGATTCTGCAGGCGCGCGCTGAGGCAGCCCTCACGCCAGAGGCGATCGATGGGCCGCAATTGGATCAGTTAGCCGATGCTGCAGCCGGCAATGCACGGGATGCGATTACATTTCTCCGACAGGCGGCCCAAGAGGCAGAGTGGGACGGCCGTGAAACGATCACGAGTGAACATATCCGCACCGCGATTCCGGCAGCACGCGACAATCTGCGTCAGCGCAGTCTCGACAAGCTGAGCGAGGATCAGCGATTGATCTACGATGTGTTGTTAGAGCATGGGTCACTCATGCCCAAGGAGATTCATGAGCGGTATACCACGCGGGTTGATGATCCAAAGACGAAGCGAACAGTACGGAAGTATCTCCGTAAGCTGGAGCACTACAACCTAATCGAGAGCGAGGGCGAAGGGCCCAGTCGTCGCTATACGCCAGCGACGTAAATTACTCCGAACTCAACCCCCGAGACACTCGCCGTATTCACCTGTAAAATTGGTACCCGGAAACCCGGAAGCCGCCACCTTACGCCTATTGACAGACACTGGCTGGGTAGTAGTATGGCAGCAACCAACAGCGTCGGAGACCACATCCAACGGCTCGCACTGCAGCGGATCCTTGACCACCTGCGCGCGGAGCACGAGCGTGGTCGGAGCTTCTACACACTCACTGAGATTGCCGAAGCGACTGGGCTTGATCCCACGACTGCCGCACAGGCGATGGAAGAACTGGAGGACGGTGGCCCATACACCGTCGAGGCAGTGGACGCAGAGTACAGCGAGATTCAGTGGCACGTATGGGGGTCTCCCTACGAGCTTGATGGCTGGGACTCTGACGTGTGGAATATTGAGGAGTGAAGCACAGCTAAAGACATACCTTCCGAGAACACCTGGTCTAACACATAGTCACACCTCGGTTCTGAGGCCGCCATGGACGAGGCAAGTTGTGGCGGGGCTTCAAACCGGGTGTCCTAACTGATGAGTTACAAGTGCTCGATGGGTGGCAATCGAACAGCCACGATCACCCCTGATGTACCGACTTTGCCCCGAAGGTTCTTGGTAGACGACTAGTACTGACACGCATGGTATCAGTCGAGAAGTGGAATGGGACCGGGAACGATTTCGTGATTGTTCCAGGGACCGCGCCTATCGAAGATGAGGCTCACTTCACGAAACATGTTTGCGACCGCGAGACCGGGCTTGACGACGTACATAGTAGAAAGCGTGGTGCAGACGGTGTGCTGTTTCTTACACTCCATGATGGCACTCCACCACGGGTTGAGATGCACCACGTCCAACCCGATGGCTCAACACCAGCGATGTGCGGCAACGGGGTTCGATGTGCAGCACAGTGGGCGCTGAATCGGACCGAGGCCGAATCCGTCATTGTTGAACCACCAGCTGGCCCACATCCGGCGACGCCAACAGCAGATGGCATCGAGATTGAGATGCAGCAACCACGATTTGCGCCGGCGGCTGTTCCGCTCAATCGACCCACGCCGCTTGTTGCAGAATCCCTCGGCGGATTCGACATTACAGCCGTCTCGACTGGGGTCCCGCATGCCGTTGCGTTTGTAGACGATATTGCTGACTACGACCTCTCAGAAGTTGCGCCACCGATTCGGCATCACGATATCTTTCCAGAGGGTGCGAACGTAACGCTCGCCGAATGGGTCGGTGAGACAGAGCTCATTCAACGAACGTACGAACGTGGTGTTGAAGCCGAGACAGACGCCTGTGGAACGGGAGCCGTTGCGATTGGCGCAGCCGCGGTCCGGACCCAGCGCGTCGCTCCCGGAACAACGCTTTCAATCCAGCCGCCAGGTGGGACGTTGGCTGTGACTGTCGACGAAGAGCAGGTCCTGATGGCCGGCCCCGTAGAACGCGAGTTTGAAACGACACTGGAAGCGACCCGTCGGAGTGTCACTCCCTCTCCGACCGACTGATGGCGGAACAAATTGCGACTGAGCCAACAGTCAGCACAGACACCGTTGCCGTCCAGGTGTTGCCCAGAAAAGCATTTGCTGCCAGTGACTTTCGCGACCCGCTAGACCAGTTCAAAGATGTCGTTATTCTCTCCGACTCGACATTCGCTGAGCTGTTCGATGATGCTCGTCCGACGGGCTATGTAGAACTCTCGACAGGGACCACCTCCACTGTGGCCCCGGCGTTGCGATTTGCTGATGGGTACGATGGCACAGTGAACGGTCGCCCGAAGGCGTATCTCAGAAACAACATCCAACAAGAGCTCGCTGTCGATCGCGCAGATCCGGTTCTTGATGTTCGAGCCATCGACGAACCAGATAGCGGTCCCTTGGAGGTCGTCCGCCTTTCAACGCAGATTGAGAGTACCGAGCCAGAGACGTGTCGGCTCCACCCAGAGCAATTGGCCGCGATGAATCTGGCAGACGGCGATGATATCGAGCTGTACAACCCACAGACAGGGTGGCGACTGAACAAAACCGCGCGAGCAGAGTCACGGCTTGATCCAGACCAAATTTCACTGAGTACTCGGGGACGGAAGTTACTCCAAGCTGAATTCGACGAGCGAGCCGGCGATGACGTCACAACGGTTCTGCATGCCAGGCCGCCAGTCGCCTGTCATGAACCAGAAGACCAGTTCTTGCCGACCGTACGAGCCGCTCTCCGGCGGCTTGTCGATCGCTCGGTCGGCTACCAGGAGACACAGCTGAAGATCAATATCGGACTCAATGCTGATGAAGGCCAAGGCCGTGGACGGGTCAACGAAGATACGATGGATATCCTGGCTGTTGAGGATGGTGACCGGGTCGAGATCTCCGCCAAAGATACTCGCACCGTGACGCGAATTCGAGCGATTGACCCAGAGAGCCACCTCATCAAAACTGACGAGGATATCCATGCATCTGATGTCCGGGACCGAACGATTCTCTTGCCATCGACCGTGCGAGAGGAGATTGACGCTGTCAGCGGAGATACCGTCACCGTCCGTAGGGAAACCCGAAATATCGCAATTCGACAGATTACACCTTCGTTATTCGGCTTTCTGGGCGTGTTTGTTGGCGGAATTCAGACGGTCGATCTCGCGGTGCCGCCAGCCTGGCAGTTGGAGGGCATTATTCTCACGATCATGCTCTCATTTGCCGCAATTTGGCTGACCCTCTGGCCGGAGCGGGAACGCTGTCGGTGACGAGTGTTATGGTGCGGTTTCGCGGGCGAAATACACTGTATCGGTATCCGCGCCGCGATCATTTGGAATTCGATGCACGAGATCGAATCCGAACTGCTCTAAGATTGCAATGTGCGCTTCGTTGTCGTCCCAGGTTTTTGTCGTCACATAGGGTTGGACCCACTCTGTCGGGAGATCAGTGAACAGGTACTCATACAGTGTTGAGGCGATGCCTTGCCCCCGGGAATCGGGCTCTACAGCAACGATTTCCACGTGGTTTGACGGAGTATACCCGTCCAAGAATTTCGACTCAGAGATCTGCTTGAATGATAAGAACCCAACTACCCGGTCATCCTCAACTGCGTAAATGAGCGGACGGGCCAGACATCGGTTGACGTACCCGTCAACATCTGTGTGTCCGCCTTCGGCTGCCGACCGATCCATGTCACTTCGAGAGCCGCCCGTCAGCGGGGGGACGAACTCATCATCAACGGTCTGAATGAGCCGGCGGATATCTGCTGTATGCGTCTCCAGCTGCCCGTCGCTAAATTTTACATTCATATCTCATCTGACCCGCATTCCCTGGGGTCGTACACGCCGTTCGCCCAGCGATTAGCGAATTACCGGCTGATAGTCGCTTAACAATTGTCACTTGGCCTCGGTGGCATCATCGTCGTTCGGGTGTTCTCTGGAACAACGCTCTCCGCTGAGGTAGCGGTGTTCACCGCACCGAGCACGTCCGCGAAGTCTCGCGGTAACTATCGTCCGGGGGACAGAAGCTTTCTCTGTCTCGCTCTGCAATCTGTTTGACAGTGGTTGACGCTATCAGAACGTACGCTGACTACGATACCTTCGCTCGCAGGTGGCACTCAGAGACACTCAGAGACCACGGTGTGGCCCTGGAGACGGCACGAGAGCGGAGTCTCATCAGCGAGCAAGATACGCATCGACTGTGGCAGTTGTTGGGTCTCCTGGACGAAGCTGACGTGTTCATCCAGCTCCCGGAGTGGCTCGTTGACGAGAAAACCGACGACGTGCGGGAACGCCTGGCCACCGCGTTTGTCGGACGTATCTCCCGTGAAACCGAGGAGGCAGTTCTCTTCAAGAACTCGTCGCCGGGTCGTCGTCTCATGCAGATCGCACACAAGATACACTCGCTCGAACACGGCATCGAGAATACTGCAGTCGATAGCGACCGTCGAGAGCGGTTGAATGATATGCTACAGGAAGAGCATCGGCGATTCGAGAAGCGAGACGATGCCCCGTATCTCTCTGACGAGTGGCTTCCGAAGTCTCAGCTTATCAGTATCGTCCAACGGAGAGAGTAGTCGGTACCACGGCCTGTTCACCAAGCCAGTGTGGCGAATCTCGTCGTGAATCGTTCTATACGACGGATTCTCCCGACGTTGTGTATGTCATTCGAAATGCTTCTGAGTGTAAGATTACCGAGAATTTTTGACCGGTTTGTTACGGAGAACTCGTCGAGGAAAGCACTTGGAGTCGTTCCTACGGTGGGTTGCGACCTGCGTTGAGCGGGGCATACGAGTCCGTGTGGTAGGCGACCCGCCAGAGTTTGAGGACCGCACGGGTGATCAACTCTTTGGGAGATTGTGCGATACAGGACGCTTCGACCGCGTCTGGGTCGGAACTCGCATTCGGTGGTGGGTGGTAGTGTGCTAATCCGGAGACATGGATGTAGTCGCCTGCGTGTGGATGCTTTCCCCAACGCAGATTCTCCCCTTCGGTGTCCGTGTAGTGGAATTTGTAGTCATCTCGTGTTGTCCACTGGATGTCGATTCGGGCCTCATCGGCTGCACACAGTCCGTCGTCAAGCACAACTTCGAGCACAGAGGGATGGAGATAGTCGTCGAGTGCAGCTGTTGCGAGCGGTTCCATCTCCTCAACGATGTCACGAATCGTCAGGAGCGCCGGGCGATCCGTCGCTCCCCGGAGCGTATGGGTTTCTGCTTGGGCAAGAGACTCCCGCACCATTCAGGCAGAGACGCTATCGTCAGTCGACCGACGGTCACTATCAACGAACTGCTCAGCGTTG is drawn from Halosegnis longus and contains these coding sequences:
- the dapF gene encoding diaminopimelate epimerase, coding for MVSVEKWNGTGNDFVIVPGTAPIEDEAHFTKHVCDRETGLDDVHSRKRGADGVLFLTLHDGTPPRVEMHHVQPDGSTPAMCGNGVRCAAQWALNRTEAESVIVEPPAGPHPATPTADGIEIEMQQPRFAPAAVPLNRPTPLVAESLGGFDITAVSTGVPHAVAFVDDIADYDLSEVAPPIRHHDIFPEGANVTLAEWVGETELIQRTYERGVEAETDACGTGAVAIGAAAVRTQRVAPGTTLSIQPPGGTLAVTVDEEQVLMAGPVEREFETTLEATRRSVTPSPTD
- a CDS encoding helix-turn-helix domain-containing protein — encoded protein: MAATNSVGDHIQRLALQRILDHLRAEHERGRSFYTLTEIAEATGLDPTTAAQAMEELEDGGPYTVEAVDAEYSEIQWHVWGSPYELDGWDSDVWNIEE
- a CDS encoding GNAT family N-acetyltransferase, which encodes MNVKFSDGQLETHTADIRRLIQTVDDEFVPPLTGGSRSDMDRSAAEGGHTDVDGYVNRCLARPLIYAVEDDRVVGFLSFKQISESKFLDGYTPSNHVEIVAVEPDSRGQGIASTLYEYLFTDLPTEWVQPYVTTKTWDDNEAHIAILEQFGFDLVHRIPNDRGADTDTVYFARETAP
- a CDS encoding Cdc6/Cdc18 family protein, with protein sequence MLHNARVLDADWVPNDVIHRNAEKNRLRNALQPVLDGAQPQDVLVEGPSGAGKTCLARYTTAKLEEQALNVQTQYIDCWNHSNRYRVLLDLLEGIGPTHDIHRNTPQDEMLSRLERIDDPYVVILDEADQLADKDLLRELWSIPQLTVILIANREEDVLNALDERVRSRLRSAMRVRFDQYHHDELVAILQARAEAALTPEAIDGPQLDQLADAAAGNARDAITFLRQAAQEAEWDGRETITSEHIRTAIPAARDNLRQRSLDKLSEDQRLIYDVLLEHGSLMPKEIHERYTTRVDDPKTKRTVRKYLRKLEHYNLIESEGEGPSRRYTPAT